The following coding sequences lie in one Lelliottia jeotgali genomic window:
- a CDS encoding Fe-S-cluster-containing hydrogenase components 2, whose product MNRFIMADASKCIGCRTCEVACVVSHQAQQDCASLTPESFLPRIHVIKGVNISTAAICRQCEDAPCANVCPNGAINRENGFVQVMQERCIGCKTCVVACPYGAMEVVVRPVVRNSGAGLSVRADKAEANKCDLCNHRESGPACIEACPTHALVCIDRNKLEQMSAEKRRRAAFDTSSSMLF is encoded by the coding sequence ATGAACCGTTTTATTATGGCCGATGCCAGTAAATGTATTGGCTGTCGTACCTGCGAAGTGGCTTGCGTTGTGTCTCATCAGGCGCAGCAGGATTGTGCGTCCCTGACCCCCGAATCTTTCCTGCCGCGCATTCACGTTATCAAAGGCGTGAACATCTCAACGGCAGCTATCTGCCGCCAGTGCGAAGATGCACCCTGCGCCAACGTCTGTCCTAACGGGGCGATCAATCGCGAAAATGGCTTTGTGCAGGTGATGCAGGAGCGCTGTATCGGCTGCAAAACCTGCGTGGTGGCCTGTCCGTATGGCGCGATGGAAGTGGTGGTACGCCCGGTTGTGCGCAATAGCGGCGCGGGTCTCAGCGTGCGGGCCGACAAAGCGGAAGCTAACAAATGCGACCTGTGCAACCACCGTGAAAGCGGCCCGGCGTGCATTGAAGCCTGTCCGACGCACGCCCTGGTCTGCATCGATCGTAATAAACTCGAACAGATGAGCGCCGAGAAGCGCCGTCGCGCGGCGTTCGACACCTCTTCATCAATGCTGTTTTAA
- a CDS encoding AscBF operon repressor → MTTMLEVAKRAGVSKATVSRVLSGNGYVGQETKDRVFKAIEESGYRPNLLARNLAAKRTQTLGLVVTNTLYHGVYFSELLFHAARMTEEKGRQLILADGKHSADEEREAIQYLLDMRCDAIIIYPRFLSVDEMDEIVEKQEQPIMVLNRRLRKNSSHCVWSDHKASCQDAVSQLIEMGHRDIAFITGSLDSPTGIERLSGYREALAQHGIPLRDELLVEGKWTPESGAAGVATLLARKETFTALVASNDDMAIGALKQLHNSGIASPGEVSVIGFDDVSIAPYTVPSLSSVRIPVTEMIKETISRLIFMLDGGEFTSQQAFPGELILRDSVAAKAHV, encoded by the coding sequence ATGACCACGATGCTGGAAGTGGCGAAGCGGGCAGGGGTGTCGAAGGCGACGGTTTCTCGGGTGCTTTCGGGCAATGGTTACGTAGGCCAGGAAACCAAAGACCGCGTTTTTAAGGCGATCGAAGAGAGCGGCTATCGCCCGAATTTGCTGGCGCGAAATCTGGCTGCAAAGCGCACGCAAACCCTGGGGTTGGTGGTCACTAACACCCTTTATCACGGCGTGTATTTCAGTGAGCTGCTGTTTCACGCCGCGCGTATGACGGAAGAAAAAGGTCGTCAGCTGATTCTGGCGGATGGCAAACACAGCGCCGATGAAGAGCGCGAGGCGATTCAGTATCTGCTCGACATGCGCTGCGATGCGATCATCATCTATCCGCGCTTTTTAAGCGTCGATGAGATGGACGAGATCGTCGAAAAGCAGGAGCAGCCGATCATGGTGCTGAACCGTCGTCTGCGCAAAAACAGCAGCCATTGTGTGTGGTCCGATCATAAAGCCTCGTGTCAGGACGCTGTATCGCAGCTAATTGAGATGGGCCATCGCGATATCGCTTTTATCACCGGCTCGCTGGATTCGCCCACCGGTATCGAACGTCTTTCTGGCTACCGTGAGGCCCTGGCCCAACACGGTATTCCCCTGCGTGACGAACTGCTGGTGGAGGGCAAATGGACGCCGGAAAGCGGGGCGGCGGGGGTGGCCACGCTACTTGCACGCAAAGAGACATTCACCGCGCTGGTCGCCAGTAATGACGATATGGCGATAGGTGCGCTAAAGCAGCTACATAACAGCGGGATTGCCTCGCCGGGCGAGGTCTCCGTCATTGGTTTTGATGATGTTTCCATCGCGCCGTATACCGTGCCGTCGCTCTCCAGCGTCCGTATTCCGGTCACCGAGATGATCAAAGAGACTATCAGCCGCCTGATTTTTATGCTCGACGGCGGCGAATTTACCAGCCAGCAGGCCTTCCCCGGCGAGCTTATCCTGCGCGATTCTGTCGCCGCCAAAGCCCATGTCTGA
- a CDS encoding HoxN,HupN,NixA family nickel-cobalt transporter — translation MQRWVRNEPLLMILLAANVLAWAWAWHTFSGSTTLMAASLLAWCYGLRHAVDADHIAAIDTVTRKMMQQGKRPSGVGAWFSLGHSTIVVLASVAIAATASAFQKNMGWFHETGGLIGTAVSATFLLAMALVNMVILSGVWRSFQALKKGQSINAEPAVQGGVMSWLFGATFRLVSKSWQMYLVGFLFGLGFDTATEIGVLGISAASASNGMSVWAIMIFPALFASGMALVDTLDNLLMIGAYGWAFNKPQRKLYYNMTITGTSVVVALFIGGLEAMGLVMDKFELRGGIWNAVAAINDNLGDAGFVVVGLFIACWLVSMLNYRWRGYDALAVSDGTNQYLKK, via the coding sequence ATGCAACGATGGGTGCGTAACGAACCTTTACTCATGATTCTGCTGGCGGCCAATGTGCTGGCGTGGGCTTGGGCCTGGCACACTTTTAGCGGCAGTACCACGCTGATGGCGGCCAGTCTGCTGGCGTGGTGTTACGGGCTGCGCCACGCGGTCGATGCGGATCATATTGCGGCGATTGATACGGTCACGCGCAAAATGATGCAGCAGGGCAAACGGCCATCCGGCGTGGGCGCATGGTTTTCGCTGGGCCACTCAACCATTGTGGTGCTGGCCTCGGTGGCGATTGCTGCCACCGCGAGTGCATTTCAAAAGAACATGGGCTGGTTTCACGAGACCGGTGGTCTGATTGGTACGGCGGTTTCCGCGACCTTTTTACTGGCGATGGCGCTGGTCAATATGGTTATCCTGAGCGGCGTGTGGCGCAGTTTTCAGGCCTTGAAAAAAGGTCAGTCGATAAACGCTGAACCTGCCGTGCAGGGCGGCGTGATGAGCTGGTTATTTGGTGCGACGTTCCGTCTGGTCAGCAAAAGCTGGCAGATGTATCTGGTGGGATTTTTGTTTGGCCTCGGGTTTGATACCGCCACCGAAATTGGCGTGCTGGGCATTTCTGCCGCCAGCGCATCAAACGGTATGTCGGTGTGGGCGATTATGATCTTCCCGGCACTGTTTGCGAGCGGAATGGCGCTGGTGGATACGCTTGATAATTTACTGATGATTGGCGCATACGGCTGGGCATTTAATAAACCGCAGCGCAAGCTTTATTACAACATGACGATTACCGGTACGTCGGTAGTGGTTGCATTATTTATTGGCGGGCTGGAAGCAATGGGCCTGGTGATGGATAAGTTTGAATTACGCGGCGGGATATGGAACGCAGTGGCTGCCATTAATGACAATCTCGGCGATGCCGGATTTGTGGTGGTGGGCCTGTTTATCGCCTGCTGGCTGGTCTCAATGCTCAACTACCGCTGGCGCGGTTACGACGCGCTGGCGGTGTCGGATGGCACAAATCAGTATTTAAAAAAATAA
- a CDS encoding Formate hydrogenlyase maturation protein HycH, with product MSEQVVFSQLSRKFIDENDATPDAAQQVVYYSLAIGHHLGVIDCLEAALSCPWDDYLQWIGTLEAGSTARRKMEGVPKYGEIVIDSNHIAMLANAFDAALAVQTPAQQAWSKTLLSMLHDIHQESAIYLMVRRLRD from the coding sequence ATGAGCGAACAGGTGGTGTTCAGTCAGCTGAGCCGTAAGTTTATCGATGAGAACGATGCGACGCCGGATGCGGCCCAGCAGGTGGTTTATTACAGCCTGGCGATTGGTCACCATCTTGGTGTGATTGACTGTTTAGAGGCGGCGTTGAGCTGCCCGTGGGACGATTATCTTCAGTGGATCGGCACGTTAGAGGCGGGCAGTACGGCGCGGCGCAAAATGGAAGGTGTGCCGAAGTATGGCGAGATCGTCATCGACAGCAACCATATCGCCATGCTGGCGAACGCCTTTGACGCGGCGCTGGCGGTGCAAACCCCCGCGCAGCAGGCGTGGAGCAAAACGCTGCTCAGCATGCTGCATGATATTCATCAGGAAAGCGCCATCTACCTGATGGTGAGGAGATTACGTGACTGA
- a CDS encoding PTS system, arbutin-, cellobiose-, and salicin-specific IIBC component produces MAKNYAALAKDVVSALGGKDNIVAVTHCMTRLRFVLQDESAIDSATLKSISGVLGVVRNGNQCQVIIGNTVSQAYREVVNLLPAGMRPAEPQGPQKLTLRRIGAGVLDALIGTMSPLIPAIIGGSMVKLLAMILEMTGVLTKGAPTLTILTVIGDGAFFFLPLMVAASAAVKFKTNMSLAIAIAGVLVHPSFIELMAKAAQGEHVEFAFIPVTAVKYTYTVIPALVMTWCLSYIERWVDKITPAVTKNFLKPMLIVLIAAPLAILLIGPIGIWIGTAISALVYTVHDYLGWLSVAIMGALWPLLVMTGMHRVFTPTIIQTIAETGKEGMVMPSEIGANLSLGGSSLAVAWKTKNPELRQTALAAAASAIMAGISEPALYGVAIRLKRPLIASLISGFICGAIAGMAGLASHSMAAPGLFTSVQFFDPANPMTIVWVFGVMALAVVLSFVLTLILGFEDIPVEDEAEKARALQAAPVPAQEARA; encoded by the coding sequence ATGGCCAAAAATTATGCCGCGCTGGCGAAAGACGTTGTCAGTGCGCTCGGCGGCAAAGACAACATCGTCGCCGTCACCCACTGTATGACGCGCCTGCGCTTTGTGTTGCAGGACGAAAGCGCCATCGACAGCGCCACCCTCAAAAGCATCAGCGGCGTGCTCGGCGTGGTGCGTAACGGCAATCAGTGCCAGGTGATTATTGGCAACACCGTTTCTCAGGCGTACCGCGAAGTAGTGAATCTGCTGCCTGCCGGAATGCGCCCTGCCGAGCCGCAAGGCCCGCAAAAACTGACCCTGCGCCGGATCGGTGCCGGGGTTCTCGACGCGCTGATCGGCACCATGTCCCCGCTGATCCCGGCGATCATCGGTGGTTCGATGGTCAAGCTGCTGGCGATGATCTTAGAAATGACCGGCGTGCTGACCAAGGGCGCACCGACGCTCACTATTCTGACGGTGATCGGCGACGGCGCATTCTTCTTCCTGCCGCTGATGGTGGCCGCATCTGCTGCCGTAAAATTCAAAACCAACATGTCGCTGGCGATTGCTATCGCGGGCGTGCTGGTTCATCCAAGCTTTATCGAGCTGATGGCGAAAGCCGCCCAGGGCGAGCACGTCGAGTTCGCGTTTATCCCGGTGACCGCAGTGAAATACACCTACACGGTGATCCCGGCGCTGGTGATGACCTGGTGCCTGTCGTACATCGAGCGCTGGGTGGACAAAATCACCCCGGCGGTGACTAAAAACTTCCTCAAACCGATGCTGATTGTGCTGATTGCCGCCCCGCTGGCTATCCTGTTGATTGGTCCGATTGGCATCTGGATTGGCACCGCGATTTCCGCGCTGGTTTACACCGTGCATGATTATCTCGGCTGGCTGTCCGTCGCCATCATGGGCGCACTGTGGCCGCTGCTGGTGATGACCGGGATGCACCGCGTCTTTACGCCTACCATCATTCAGACCATCGCAGAAACCGGCAAAGAGGGAATGGTCATGCCGTCGGAAATCGGCGCCAACCTGTCGCTCGGCGGTTCTTCGCTGGCGGTGGCGTGGAAAACCAAAAACCCAGAGCTGCGCCAGACCGCACTTGCGGCGGCGGCATCCGCCATCATGGCGGGTATTTCTGAACCGGCGCTGTACGGCGTGGCGATTCGCCTGAAACGCCCGCTGATTGCGAGCCTGATAAGCGGCTTTATCTGCGGCGCTATCGCTGGAATGGCGGGGCTTGCCAGCCATTCGATGGCGGCACCGGGTCTGTTCACCAGCGTGCAGTTCTTTGATCCGGCCAACCCGATGACCATCGTCTGGGTATTTGGCGTGATGGCCCTGGCGGTGGTGCTCTCGTTTGTTCTGACGCTGATCCTGGGTTTTGAGGATATCCCGGTAGAAGACGAAGCCGAGAAAGCACGTGCCCTGCAGGCTGCACCTGTCCCGGCACAAGAAGCACGCGCATAA
- a CDS encoding 6-phospho-beta-glucosidase ascB, whose translation MSVFPQGFLWGGALAANQSEGAYREGGKGLTTVDMIPHGANRMAVKVGKEKRFTLRDDEFYPSHEAIDFYHRYKEDIALMAEMGFTVFRTSIAWSRLYPNGDEPLPNQDGIAFYRAVFEECKKYNIEPLVTLCHFDVPMHLVTEYGSWRNRKMVDFFARYARTCFEEFNGLVKYWLTFNEINIMLHSPFSGAGLVFEEGENEDQVKYQAAHHELVASALATKIAHEVNPENQVGCMLAGGNFYPYSCKPEDVWTALEKDRENLFFIDVQARGTYPAYSARVFREKGVTIVKDPADDQILKHTVDFVSFSYYASRCASAEMNANNTSAANIVKSLRNPHIEVSEWGWGIDPLGLRITMNMMYDRYQKPLFLVENGLGAKDEIDANGEINDDYRISYLREHIRAMGDAIEDGVPLMGYTTWGCIDLVAASTGEMSKRYGFVYVDRDDAGNGTLDRKRKKSFWWYKKVIASNGADLG comes from the coding sequence ATGTCTGTTTTTCCACAAGGATTTTTATGGGGCGGCGCACTGGCCGCCAACCAGAGTGAAGGCGCTTACCGTGAAGGCGGCAAAGGGCTGACCACCGTCGATATGATTCCCCACGGCGCGAACCGTATGGCGGTAAAGGTCGGCAAGGAAAAACGTTTTACGCTTCGCGACGACGAGTTTTACCCAAGCCACGAGGCGATTGATTTTTACCATCGCTACAAAGAAGACATCGCCCTGATGGCGGAGATGGGTTTTACGGTGTTTCGGACCTCGATTGCCTGGAGCCGTCTCTACCCGAACGGCGACGAGCCGCTGCCAAATCAGGACGGCATTGCCTTTTACCGCGCGGTGTTTGAAGAGTGCAAAAAGTACAACATTGAACCGCTGGTGACGCTGTGCCACTTTGATGTGCCGATGCATCTGGTGACGGAATACGGCTCCTGGCGCAACCGCAAAATGGTGGATTTCTTCGCCCGCTACGCGCGCACCTGCTTTGAAGAGTTCAACGGTCTGGTGAAATACTGGCTGACCTTCAACGAGATCAACATCATGCTGCACAGCCCGTTCTCGGGGGCGGGTCTGGTGTTTGAAGAAGGCGAGAACGAAGATCAGGTGAAATACCAGGCTGCGCACCACGAGCTGGTGGCGAGTGCACTGGCGACCAAAATCGCCCATGAGGTGAACCCGGAAAACCAGGTCGGCTGTATGCTGGCGGGCGGGAATTTCTACCCTTACTCCTGCAAGCCGGAAGACGTGTGGACGGCGCTGGAAAAAGACCGCGAGAACCTGTTCTTTATCGACGTGCAGGCGCGCGGGACTTATCCGGCCTATTCGGCGCGCGTGTTCCGCGAAAAAGGGGTAACGATTGTTAAAGACCCGGCTGACGACCAGATCCTCAAGCACACCGTCGATTTTGTCTCGTTTAGCTATTACGCATCACGCTGCGCCTCGGCGGAGATGAACGCCAACAACACCAGCGCGGCAAACATCGTTAAATCCCTGCGTAACCCGCATATCGAAGTGAGCGAATGGGGCTGGGGCATTGACCCGCTGGGCCTGCGCATCACCATGAACATGATGTACGACCGCTACCAGAAACCGCTGTTCCTGGTGGAAAACGGGTTAGGCGCGAAAGACGAGATCGACGCGAATGGTGAGATTAACGACGACTATCGCATTAGCTATCTGCGCGAACACATCCGCGCGATGGGCGATGCGATTGAAGACGGCGTACCGCTGATGGGCTACACCACCTGGGGCTGTATCGATCTGGTGGCGGCATCCACCGGCGAGATGAGCAAGCGCTACGGGTTTGTCTACGTCGATCGCGACGACGCGGGCAACGGGACGCTGGACAGGAAACGCAAAAAATCGTTCTGGTGGTATAAGAAAGTGATTGCGAGTAACGGGGCGGATTTAGGGTAG
- a CDS encoding Nitric oxide reductase FlRd-NAD(+) reductase, translating into MNHGIVIIGSGFAARQLVKNIRKQDANVPLTVIAADSMDEYNKPDLSHVISQNQRADDLTRQTAGEFAEQFNLRLFPHTWVTDIEASARVVKGKDQQWQYDKLVLATGASAFVPPVQGRELMLTLNSQQEYQASETTLRDAQRVMIVGGGLIGTELAMDFCRAGKAVTLVDHAASILSALMPAEVSSRLQHRLTEMGVHLLLKSQLQSLMKIDNGIRATLGSNRSVEVDVVIAATGLRPETALAHRAGAEINRGVKVDSYLQTTQPDVYALGDCAEINGQVLPFLQPIQISAMYLAKNLLGASAPLKLPAMLVKVKTPELPLHLAGETQRQDLNWQMMIEPQGMVAKGADTDGQLRAFVVSEDRMKEAFALLKSLPV; encoded by the coding sequence ATGAACCACGGAATTGTGATCATCGGCTCGGGCTTTGCCGCCCGCCAGCTGGTGAAAAATATTCGTAAGCAAGACGCGAACGTCCCGCTGACAGTGATCGCCGCAGACAGCATGGACGAGTACAACAAGCCTGATTTAAGCCATGTCATCAGCCAGAATCAGCGTGCCGACGACCTCACCCGCCAGACGGCGGGGGAGTTCGCTGAACAGTTTAACCTGCGACTTTTTCCGCATACGTGGGTCACGGATATCGAAGCAAGTGCGCGTGTGGTGAAGGGCAAAGACCAGCAGTGGCAGTACGACAAACTGGTGCTGGCGACGGGGGCGTCTGCCTTTGTGCCTCCCGTTCAAGGCCGCGAGCTGATGCTAACGTTGAACAGCCAGCAGGAGTATCAGGCCAGCGAAACCACGCTTCGCGACGCGCAGCGGGTCATGATTGTTGGCGGCGGTCTGATTGGCACCGAACTGGCGATGGATTTTTGTCGCGCCGGGAAAGCGGTCACACTGGTCGATCACGCCGCCAGCATTCTCTCAGCCCTGATGCCCGCAGAAGTGAGCAGTCGCTTACAGCATCGGTTAACGGAAATGGGCGTGCATTTGCTGCTGAAATCTCAGCTCCAGAGCCTGATGAAAATCGATAATGGCATTCGCGCCACGCTGGGTAGCAACCGCAGCGTTGAGGTCGATGTGGTGATCGCAGCGACGGGCCTGCGCCCGGAAACTGCGCTGGCGCATCGTGCCGGAGCGGAGATCAACCGCGGCGTGAAGGTGGATAGCTATCTGCAAACCACTCAGCCCGACGTTTACGCTCTCGGCGACTGTGCAGAAATCAACGGCCAGGTCCTGCCGTTCCTGCAACCGATTCAGATAAGCGCGATGTATCTGGCGAAAAATCTGTTAGGTGCAAGCGCACCGCTAAAACTGCCTGCGATGCTGGTGAAAGTCAAAACGCCAGAACTGCCGCTGCATCTCGCGGGAGAGACACAGCGACAGGATTTAAACTGGCAAATGATGATTGAACCACAGGGCATGGTTGCGAAAGGTGCCGACACTGACGGTCAACTTCGCGCTTTTGTGGTTAGCGAAGATCGGATGAAGGAGGCTTTCGCCCTGCTGAAGTCGCTGCCCGTTTAA
- a CDS encoding (NiFe) hydrogenase metallocenter assembly protein HypF, with the protein MRLAGDATAFQQQLLLNCPPLARIDSVEMQAFAWPQNPASFTIRHSAGGAMATQIVPDAATCPACLAEMRDPRERRYRYPFINCTHCGPRFTIIRAMPYDRPATAMANFPLCSPCESEYRNPADRRFHAQPVACPDCGPQLEWRAGDDLQTRNSALTAAVAMLKSGGIVAIKGLGGFHLACDASNDVAVARLRERKHRPGKPLAVMLPHAGDLPVDVRERLLSPAAPIVLIAKSDLSPLPDGIAPGLDCIGVMLASNPLQHLLMDDCARPLVMTSGNLSGKPPVISNEQALDELREIADGFLLHNRDILQRMDDSVIDAHGAMLRRARGFVPDAIPLPEGFHDIPPMLCLGAEMKNTFCLVRGGQAVLSQHFGDLSDDGVEHQWREALAVIQQMYEFLPERVVCDAHPGYRSAQWADALALPKETVLHHHAHAAACLAENGWPLDGGDVVALTLDGIGMGENGALWGGECLRVNYRECEHLGGLPAVVLPGGDLAAIEPWRNLLAQSLAFIPDWQSRPETRAVQAHNWRLLATAMERGINAPQASSCGRLFDAVACALGIAPDRQRYEGEAACQLEALAATCAGVNHPVTLAVDDMSTFWRQWLDWQATPGERAWIFHDALAKGLANLLMYHARRLGISTLCLSGGVLHNRLLRSRLQRYLSGFTLLFPEKLPAGDGAISFGQAVVAAARHSAHRN; encoded by the coding sequence GTGCGTCTGGCGGGCGATGCGACGGCATTTCAACAACAGCTGTTGCTGAACTGCCCACCGCTGGCGCGTATCGACAGCGTAGAAATGCAGGCATTTGCCTGGCCGCAAAATCCTGCGAGTTTCACCATCCGCCACAGCGCGGGCGGTGCAATGGCGACCCAAATCGTGCCGGATGCCGCGACCTGTCCGGCCTGTCTGGCGGAGATGCGCGATCCGCGTGAGCGCCGCTATCGCTATCCTTTTATCAACTGCACCCACTGCGGCCCGCGTTTTACCATCATTCGCGCTATGCCTTATGACCGGCCCGCTACGGCGATGGCCAACTTCCCGCTTTGCTCTCCGTGTGAGAGCGAATACCGCAATCCGGCGGATCGCCGTTTTCACGCCCAGCCGGTGGCTTGCCCTGACTGTGGGCCGCAGCTGGAATGGCGTGCGGGTGACGATCTACAAACGCGTAATTCAGCGTTAACGGCTGCGGTTGCGATGCTGAAAAGTGGCGGGATTGTGGCGATAAAAGGCCTCGGCGGTTTTCATCTGGCCTGCGATGCCAGTAATGATGTAGCGGTGGCGCGGCTGCGCGAGCGTAAACATCGTCCGGGTAAACCGCTGGCGGTGATGCTGCCTCACGCCGGTGATTTGCCTGTCGATGTTCGGGAGCGCTTACTTTCCCCCGCTGCGCCGATTGTGCTGATCGCGAAAAGCGATTTATCCCCGTTGCCCGATGGGATTGCGCCAGGCCTGGATTGCATCGGCGTAATGCTGGCGTCCAATCCGCTGCAACATTTGCTGATGGACGACTGCGCTCGCCCGCTGGTGATGACCTCCGGAAATCTGAGCGGTAAACCGCCGGTGATCAGCAACGAACAGGCGCTGGATGAGCTGCGCGAGATAGCCGACGGATTTCTGTTGCACAACCGCGATATTTTGCAGCGTATGGATGATTCGGTGATCGACGCGCACGGCGCGATGCTGCGCCGCGCGCGGGGTTTTGTCCCTGACGCCATCCCACTGCCTGAAGGATTTCATGATATTCCGCCGATGCTGTGCCTCGGCGCGGAGATGAAAAACACCTTCTGCCTGGTGCGCGGCGGGCAGGCGGTGCTGAGTCAGCATTTTGGCGATCTCAGTGACGACGGGGTCGAGCATCAGTGGCGCGAGGCGCTGGCCGTCATTCAGCAAATGTATGAGTTTCTACCGGAACGCGTGGTGTGTGATGCCCATCCGGGCTACCGTTCTGCTCAATGGGCCGATGCGCTGGCGTTGCCGAAAGAAACGGTGCTCCATCACCATGCTCACGCCGCGGCATGTCTGGCGGAAAACGGTTGGCCGCTGGACGGCGGTGATGTGGTTGCCCTCACACTCGACGGAATCGGAATGGGTGAAAACGGTGCGCTGTGGGGCGGTGAATGTCTGCGGGTGAACTATCGTGAGTGCGAACACCTCGGCGGATTGCCCGCAGTGGTGCTGCCGGGCGGCGATCTGGCGGCAATCGAACCGTGGCGTAATCTGCTCGCCCAGTCTCTGGCGTTTATTCCGGACTGGCAGTCCCGACCGGAAACGCGCGCCGTGCAGGCGCATAACTGGCGACTGCTGGCGACGGCGATGGAACGAGGGATTAACGCCCCGCAGGCTTCCTCCTGCGGGCGATTGTTTGATGCCGTGGCCTGTGCGCTCGGCATTGCGCCCGACAGACAACGCTACGAAGGTGAAGCCGCCTGCCAGCTTGAGGCGCTCGCCGCGACATGCGCTGGCGTGAATCATCCGGTCACGCTGGCGGTGGACGATATGTCCACATTCTGGCGTCAGTGGCTCGACTGGCAGGCGACGCCCGGCGAACGCGCGTGGATATTCCATGACGCGCTAGCAAAAGGGTTGGCTAATCTGCTGATGTATCACGCCCGGCGCTTAGGCATTTCGACACTCTGCTTGAGCGGTGGCGTGTTGCACAACCGGCTGCTCAGGTCGCGGCTGCAACGTTATCTTTCTGGTTTTACGCTCCTTTTCCCGGAAAAATTGCCTGCGGGCGATGGGGCGATCTCATTTGGGCAGGCAGTGGTCGCTGCGGCCCGACATTCTGCACACAGGAACTGA
- a CDS encoding Formate hydrogenlyase subunit 7: MNNLLGPRDDNGIPVPMTVDESIANMKASLLKKIKRSAYVYRVDCGGCNGCEIEIFATLSPLFDAERFGIKVVPSPRHADILLFTGAVTRAMRSPALRAWQSAPDPKICISYGACGNSGGIFHDLYCVWGGTDKIVPVDVYIPGCPPTPAATLYGFAMALGLLEQKIHAREPGEIDNQPAQILHPDMVQPLRVKVDRTARRLAGYRYGRQIADDYLRLLSQGDHQVERWLEAEKDARLNEIVANLNQVVDEARIR, encoded by the coding sequence ATGAATAATTTACTCGGCCCGCGCGACGATAACGGCATTCCGGTGCCGATGACGGTGGATGAATCCATCGCCAACATGAAAGCGTCCCTGCTGAAAAAAATCAAACGTTCCGCCTACGTCTACCGCGTGGACTGCGGGGGCTGCAACGGCTGCGAGATTGAAATCTTCGCCACTCTGTCACCGCTGTTTGACGCCGAACGTTTTGGTATCAAAGTGGTGCCGTCTCCGCGTCATGCGGACATTCTGCTGTTCACCGGTGCAGTGACGCGCGCGATGCGATCCCCGGCGCTGCGCGCCTGGCAATCCGCGCCCGATCCAAAAATCTGCATCTCCTACGGGGCGTGCGGCAACAGCGGCGGCATCTTCCACGATCTTTACTGCGTGTGGGGCGGGACCGACAAAATCGTGCCGGTGGATGTCTATATTCCCGGCTGCCCACCGACGCCTGCCGCGACGCTGTACGGTTTTGCGATGGCGCTGGGGCTGCTGGAGCAGAAAATCCATGCCCGCGAGCCGGGGGAAATCGACAACCAGCCCGCGCAGATTTTGCACCCTGACATGGTTCAGCCATTGCGCGTGAAGGTTGACCGGACGGCGCGTCGTCTTGCCGGATATCGCTATGGCCGCCAGATTGCCGATGACTATCTGCGTCTGCTGAGCCAGGGTGATCATCAGGTTGAGCGCTGGCTGGAGGCGGAAAAAGATGCGCGTCTGAACGAGATCGTGGCGAACCTCAACCAGGTGGTGGACGAGGCGCGTATCCGATGA
- a CDS encoding Formate hydrogenlyase complex 3 iron-sulfur protein produces MFTFIKKVIKTGTVTSSYPLEPMPVDKNFRGKPEHNPQQCIGCAACVNACPSNALTVETDLATNELAWQFNLGRCIFCGRCEEVCPTAAIKLSQEYELAVWNKADFLQQSRFDLCHCRVCNHPFAVQKEIDYAIALLKHNGDARAEQHREGFETCPECKRQKCLLPSDRIDITRHMREAS; encoded by the coding sequence ATGTTTACCTTTATCAAAAAAGTGATCAAAACCGGCACGGTGACCAGCAGTTATCCGCTGGAGCCGATGCCGGTCGATAAAAACTTTCGTGGCAAACCGGAGCACAACCCGCAGCAGTGCATCGGCTGCGCGGCGTGCGTGAACGCCTGTCCGTCGAACGCCCTGACGGTGGAGACGGATCTGGCGACGAATGAATTGGCCTGGCAGTTCAATCTCGGGCGCTGCATTTTTTGCGGCCGCTGCGAAGAGGTCTGCCCGACGGCGGCGATTAAACTGTCGCAGGAGTACGAGCTGGCGGTGTGGAACAAAGCCGATTTCCTTCAACAGTCGCGCTTTGACCTGTGCCATTGCCGCGTCTGCAACCATCCGTTCGCCGTGCAAAAAGAGATCGACTACGCCATTGCGCTCCTGAAACACAACGGTGATGCGCGTGCGGAACAGCACCGGGAAGGGTTCGAAACCTGCCCGGAATGCAAACGCCAGAAGTGCCTGCTGCCGTCCGACCGCATCGATATCACCCGCCACATGAGAGAAGCCAGCTGA